A portion of the Wolbachia endosymbiont of Oedothorax gibbosus genome contains these proteins:
- a CDS encoding IS630 family transposase (programmed frameshift), with the protein MAGKSKAIGEELYNQCKLELKKYGIRGEIGRRLQAIISAKEYGISKVAKIYRITRTTLMKWIARFKEKGVIGFAIQPGRGPKPKLNEEKKEKIREVIEEDGANLTAKKLQGIVEGMLAIKVSESTARRLMKKLGFTYITPRPAHYKQDKNKQEEFKKNLNEIVEKNRKKEVFFDESRFGTHSKVGHGWFKKGSRTQVKVKIGRENFYLYSAVNPRNGEDISLLAPHVNTDCMNIFLEQMSKDLGTREAFLIMDCASWHRSKGLKTPENITIIYLPPYSPELNPVERFWQHLKENIIKNKMYDSIKLLENAVSEFIRDITESSIKTICSVNYLSSYL; encoded by the exons ATGGCAGGAAAAAGTAAAGCAATAGGAGAAGAACTATATAATCAATGCAAGTTAGAATTAAAAAAATATGGAATAAGAGGAGAGATAGGAAGAAGGTTACAAGCAATAATATCAGCAAAGGAGTATGGTATCTCAAAAGTTGCTAAAATATATAGAATTACGAGAACGACATTAATGAAATGGATTGCAAGATTTAAAGAAAAAGGTGTTATTGGGTTTGCAATACAGCCAGGGCGAGGACCTAAACCAAAACTGAACGAGGAGAAGAAGGAAAAAATAAGAGAGGTAATAGAAGAAGATGGGGCAAATCTGACTGCTAAAAAATTGCAAGGTATAGTTGAAGGAATGTTAGCTATCAAAGTAAGTGAGTCAACGGCGAGAAGGCTTATGAAGAAGCTAGGATTTACATATATCACACCTCGTCCAGCACATTATAAACAAGACAAAAACAAACAAGAGGAGTTCAAAAAAAATCTCAATGAAATTGTGGAAAAGAACCGGAAAAAGGAGGTT TTTTTCGATGAATCGAGATTTGGAACGCACTCAAAAGTTGGACATGGATGGTTTAAAAAGGGCTCAAGAACACAAGTTAAAGTAAAAATCGGAAGAGAAAACTTCTATCTTTACAGCGCTGTAAATCCCAGGAATGGAGAGGATATTAGCCTACTTGCTCCACATGTAAACACAGATTGCATGAACATATTTTTGGAGCAGATGTCGAAAGATTTGGGGACTAGAGAAGCTTTTCTTATCATGGATTGCGCAAGTTGGCATAGGTCTAAAGGTTTAAAAACTCCTGAAAATATCACCATAATTTATTTGCCGCCGTACTCGCCTGAGCTCAATCCTGTGGAAAGATTTTGGCAACATTTAAAGGAAAATATAATAAAGAACAAGATGTATGACTCTATTAAATTACTTGAAAATGCTGTATCTGAATTTATTCGAGATA
- a CDS encoding IS110 family transposase, whose amino-acid sequence MINNFLGIDVSKDRFDVFLSFISKKGKRETRKRSFKNDDNGFQGLRSFLQKHNVEQVKACMEATGCYSEALAEFLHNTGHFVSVVNPACIRFYAKSKLIRQKNDQTDAEIIADYCQKQEPARWTPPSPELKKLRHLYRCSAALKDELTLVNNHLEKKERLPKEVANAWEDLAMNIAQKIETIKNSIRELLKQHKKLLENFQLLLTIPGIGEESAIAILAEVPDIKTFRDARQLAAYAGTIPRNITSGSSVYAKPRLSKSGSQTLRKALFFPAIVAKNHNPIIMSFCQRLKEKGKHNMAIVGAAMRKLLHIIFGILTSKSAFDPNHIKNYRARRLTEGLVI is encoded by the coding sequence ATGATCAACAACTTTCTGGGCATAGATGTATCAAAAGATCGCTTTGATGTTTTTCTCTCATTTATAAGTAAAAAAGGAAAACGTGAAACTAGGAAAAGGAGCTTTAAAAACGATGATAATGGGTTTCAAGGTCTGCGGAGCTTTCTACAAAAACATAATGTAGAACAAGTAAAAGCCTGCATGGAAGCTACCGGTTGTTATAGTGAAGCTTTGGCTGAATTTCTACACAATACTGGACATTTTGTTAGTGTTGTTAATCCAGCTTGCATAAGATTTTATGCAAAAAGTAAGCTTATACGACAAAAGAATGATCAGACTGATGCAGAAATAATTGCTGATTATTGCCAAAAACAAGAACCTGCTCGCTGGACACCACCCTCTCCTGAACTGAAAAAATTAAGACATCTTTATCGTTGTTCGGCTGCGTTAAAAGATGAATTGACATTAGTAAATAACCACCTAGAAAAAAAAGAGAGACTGCCTAAAGAAGTTGCAAATGCTTGGGAAGATCTTGCAATGAATATAGCTCAAAAAATAGAAACAATAAAAAACTCCATACGTGAACTATTAAAGCAACACAAAAAGTTGTTAGAAAACTTTCAACTTCTATTGACTATTCCAGGCATAGGAGAGGAATCAGCAATAGCTATTTTAGCTGAAGTTCCTGACATAAAAACTTTTAGAGATGCTAGGCAATTGGCAGCATATGCTGGAACTATACCACGAAATATAACATCAGGTTCATCTGTATATGCCAAACCCAGATTAAGTAAATCAGGTTCACAAACATTACGTAAGGCACTTTTCTTTCCTGCCATAGTAGCTAAGAATCACAATCCTATCATTATGAGTTTTTGCCAAAGATTAAAGGAAAAGGGTAAGCATAATATGGCCATCGTTGGTGCTGCAATGCGTAAGCTACTCCACATCATTTTCGGTATTCTGACATCCAAAAGTGCTTTTGATCCAAATCATATCAAGAACTACAGAGCTAGGAGGTTGACTGAAGGCTTAGTGATTTAA
- a CDS encoding neuraminidase-like domain-containing protein has product MKYFEDFEQVTSLKIVDSCFERVEGKNTLYVIGRTLAQPYDYYYRTAIFDEENQNILYWTAWEKIEASIPVETITPIHAFNRLFIFWVQQIEKGKDKEKRVDATINYIFQKPSGSWTAPQKLASDIKVDPVNEAKKLYWKKVAAFYLKEHGGSERRIVIVIGETKFDSVSPSNLFTLDEDLVASENQEGVFINNLAYETRAINLNKKLPDTHSVVIGNRVLFFGSKIPSRQSTKKL; this is encoded by the coding sequence ATGAAGTATTTTGAAGATTTTGAACAAGTAACCAGCTTAAAGATAGTTGATAGTTGTTTTGAAAGAGTAGAAGGAAAAAATACTTTATATGTTATTGGTCGCACCCTTGCCCAACCCTATGATTATTATTACCGCACAGCAATATTTGATGAAGAAAACCAAAATATACTTTACTGGACTGCGTGGGAGAAAATAGAAGCGTCAATTCCAGTTGAAACTATAACCCCAATACATGCATTTAACAGGTTATTTATATTTTGGGTACAGCAAATTGAAAAAGGGAAAGATAAAGAAAAAAGAGTTGATGCAACGATTAATTATATCTTTCAAAAGCCAAGTGGCAGTTGGACAGCACCGCAAAAATTAGCAAGCGATATTAAAGTAGATCCAGTTAATGAAGCAAAGAAATTATACTGGAAGAAAGTAGCAGCTTTTTATCTTAAAGAGCATGGTGGAAGTGAAAGACGAATAGTAATTGTCATTGGTGAAACAAAATTTGATAGTGTAAGCCCATCTAATTTATTTACTCTTGATGAAGATTTGGTTGCTAGTGAGAATCAGGAAGGAGTGTTTATTAATAACCTGGCTTATGAAACCCGTGCTATTAATTTAAACAAAAAACTTCCTGACACACACAGTGTTGTGATTGGCAATAGAGTTCTTTTTTTTGGAAGTAAGATACCGTCTCGCCAGTCAACAAAAAAATTATAA
- a CDS encoding IS630 family transposase (programmed frameshift), with the protein MAGKSKAIGEELYNQCKLELKKYGIRGEIGRRLQAIISAKEYGISKVAKIYRITRTTLMKWIARFKEKGVIGFAIQPGRGPKPKLNEEKKEKIREVIEEDGANLTAKKLQGIVEGMLAIKVSESTARRLMKKLGFTYITPRPAHYKQDKNKQEEFKKNLNEIVEKNRKKEVFFDESRFGTHSKVGHGWFKKGSRTQVKVKIGRENFYLYSAVNPRNGEDISLLAPHVNTDCMNIFLEQMSKDLGTREAFLIMDCASWHRSKGLKTPENITIIYLPPYSPELNPVERFWQHLKENIIKNKMYDSIKLLENAVSEFIRDITESSIKTICSVNYLSSYL; encoded by the exons ATGGCAGGAAAAAGTAAAGCAATAGGAGAAGAACTATATAATCAATGCAAGTTAGAATTAAAAAAATATGGAATAAGAGGAGAGATAGGAAGAAGGTTACAAGCAATAATATCAGCAAAGGAGTATGGTATCTCAAAAGTTGCTAAAATATATAGAATTACGAGAACGACATTAATGAAATGGATTGCAAGATTTAAAGAAAAAGGTGTTATTGGGTTTGCAATACAGCCAGGGCGAGGACCTAAACCAAAACTGAACGAGGAGAAGAAGGAAAAAATAAGAGAGGTAATAGAAGAAGATGGGGCAAATCTGACTGCTAAAAAATTGCAAGGTATAGTTGAAGGAATGTTAGCTATCAAAGTAAGTGAGTCAACGGCGAGAAGGCTTATGAAGAAGCTAGGATTTACATATATCACACCTCGTCCAGCACATTATAAACAAGACAAAAACAAACAAGAGGAGTTCAAAAAAAATCTCAATGAAATTGTGGAAAAGAACCGGAAAAAGGAGGTT TTTTTCGATGAATCGAGATTTGGAACGCACTCAAAAGTTGGACATGGATGGTTTAAAAAGGGCTCAAGAACACAAGTTAAAGTAAAAATCGGAAGAGAAAACTTCTATCTTTACAGCGCTGTAAATCCCAGGAATGGAGAGGATATTAGCCTACTTGCTCCACATGTAAACACAGATTGCATGAACATATTTTTGGAGCAGATGTCGAAAGATTTGGGGACTAGAGAAGCTTTTCTTATCATGGATTGCGCAAGTTGGCATAGGTCTAAAGGTTTAAAAACTCCTGAAAATATCACCATAATTTATTTGCCGCCGTACTCGCCTGAGCTCAATCCTGTGGAAAGATTTTGGCAACATTTAAAGGAAAATATAATAAAGAACAAGATGTATGACTCTATTAAATTACTTGAAAATGCTGTATCTGAATTTATTCGAGATATTACGGAAAGTTCGATCAAAACCATTTGCTCTGTGAATTATTTGTCTAGTTATTTATGA
- a CDS encoding ankyrin repeat domain-containing protein, producing the protein MKIDDWGSIFNAVENELIIQSAKSRLLHAMEIDDNPAGSCIPELIDEIGDWKSIFDAGEDQFLIESVRSRLLHAMKINNSPTGRDILEIMKEKLKEKDESTYKEWKVKEFDIDYTFHLGDCAKQRDSRDYYKSFGFTLLHFGAYYRCEAVVGLLLSKNANIEGLDEAGRRNEDIRRENMRISGGRLLIPDPPIHYPVRLEDIRMEDMRIPEGRLLIPTPRTHSPLHLAARGGNLGVVNTLIENGANVNALDRDSATPLYLAAQCGHARVVYALIKKGADVEALDRDSRHPSDNRFSYAREVHESRKNGVEVNTLHQGSATHSCYLYEGRFFKILQCLEKAEISISNSIKETPPPLPPRSENSRRRFSKIPECLQKPERSISTSIRETPPPLPPRSENSRELSNTGSCVDINGKNNEDIKNLRKAAIQNIGEGGCKSRESSREVPGSFKTSVDIECAAKKNNRRA; encoded by the coding sequence GTGAAAATTGATGATTGGGGAAGTATATTTAATGCAGTAGAAAATGAGTTGATAATTCAATCAGCGAAGAGCAGGTTGTTACATGCGATGGAAATCGACGACAATCCAGCCGGTAGCTGTATACCTGAATTAATAGACGAAATTGGTGATTGGAAGAGTATATTTGATGCAGGAGAAGATCAGTTCCTAATTGAATCAGTGAGGAGCAGGTTATTACATGCTATGAAAATCAACAACAGTCCAACTGGTAGAGACATACTTGAAATAATGAAGGAAAAATTAAAAGAAAAAGATGAAAGTACATATAAGGAGTGGAAAGTTAAAGAATTTGATATAGATTATACGTTCCACCTAGGTGATTGTGCAAAGCAGAGAGATAGCAGGGATTATTATAAGAGTTTTGGCTTTACACTGTTACATTTCGGTGCTTATTATCGATGTGAAGCTGTGGTAGGACTCTTATTAAGCAAAAATGCTAATATTGAGGGACTAGATGAAGCAGGACGTCGTAATGAGGATATTCGAAGGGAAAATATGAGAATATCTGGAGGAAGGTTGCTTATTCCCGATCCTCCTATACATTATCCTGTACGTTTAGAGGATATTCGAATGGAAGATATGAGAATACCTGAAGGAAGGTTGCTTATTCCCACTCCTCGTACACATTCTCCTTTACATTTAGCTGCTAGAGGTGGCAATCTAGGTGTGGTAAATACCCTGATAGAAAACGGTGCAAACGTTAATGCGTTAGATCGAGATTCAGCAACCCCCTTATATTTGGCTGCTCAGTGTGGCCATGCACGTGTGGTATATGCCTTAATAAAAAAAGGTGCAGACGTTGAGGCGTTAGATCGAGATTCAAGGCACCCTTCAGATAATCGCTTTAGTTATGCACGTGAAGTACATGAGTCAAGAAAAAACGGTGTAGAAGTTAATACGTTACATCAAGGTTCAGCCACTCACTCATGTTATCTTTATGAAGGGAGATTCTTCAAAATACTCCAATGTCTAGAAAAAGCAGAAATATCTATCAGTAACTCTATAAAGGAAACTCCACCCCCATTACCTCCTCGATCTGAGAATTCAAGAAGGAGATTCTCCAAAATACCCGAATGTCTACAAAAACCAGAAAGATCTATAAGTACCTCTATAAGGGAAACTCCACCCCCATTACCTCCTCGATCTGAGAATTCAAGAGAGTTAAGCAATACTGGTAGTTGTGTAGATATCAACGGCAAAAATAATGAAGATATAAAAAACTTGAGAAAAGCAGCAATCCAAAATATTGGTGAAGGTGGTTGTAAATCTCGAGAGTCTAGTAGAGAAGTACCTGGATCTTTCAAAACCAGTGTAGATATAGAGTGTGCAGCAAAAAAAAACAATAGACGCGCATAG
- a CDS encoding transposase, giving the protein MVFIDESGIEDNEFYAYGWSLKGKRLFADKPGFKRKRVVSVQGSGKGKKQLT; this is encoded by the coding sequence TTGGTATTTATAGATGAGTCAGGCATAGAAGATAACGAATTTTATGCATATGGGTGGTCTCTAAAAGGCAAAAGGTTATTTGCTGATAAACCAGGATTTAAAAGAAAAAGAGTAGTATCCGTTCAGGGGAGTGGAAAAGGTAAAAAACAATTGACATAA
- a CDS encoding IS982 family transposase: MNKNVTELFCFVDDFCKAINKNFAEKLLPNSKKPTRTPEITHSEILTIILLYQQSRCEDFKSFYTYYLKALYGSEFQNLPTYSRFIRLKPRVLWYLALLLQWLCEQSKMTGISYIDATSIAVCHPKRISRNKVFKGLAKLGKTTYGWFFGFKLHMVINEKGEIQGVTLTKGNVDDRKPVPKLTEKLTGLLFGDKGYIKKELFAKLFDRGLKLVTKVKKGMKNTLMLLEEKIFLRKRSIIETVFGYLKDRLELEHSRHRSPINFLVHVFSTLVSYSMKPKKPCISRFYYID, translated from the coding sequence ATGAATAAAAATGTAACAGAATTATTTTGCTTTGTAGACGATTTTTGCAAGGCTATAAACAAAAATTTCGCAGAAAAACTCCTGCCAAACAGTAAAAAACCTACCAGAACGCCAGAGATTACGCATTCTGAAATTCTTACTATAATTTTACTTTATCAACAATCTAGATGTGAGGACTTTAAATCTTTCTATACATATTATTTGAAAGCACTATATGGATCTGAGTTTCAAAATTTGCCAACATATAGTAGATTTATTAGGCTAAAACCGAGGGTTTTATGGTATTTAGCATTACTTTTGCAATGGCTATGTGAGCAGTCGAAAATGACAGGGATTTCGTACATAGATGCAACATCTATCGCTGTTTGCCATCCAAAAAGAATCTCAAGAAACAAAGTTTTCAAAGGATTGGCAAAGCTTGGAAAGACTACATATGGCTGGTTTTTTGGTTTTAAATTGCATATGGTAATTAATGAAAAAGGTGAAATTCAAGGAGTTACACTTACTAAAGGTAACGTTGACGACAGAAAACCAGTACCAAAATTAACTGAAAAACTGACTGGTCTTTTGTTTGGTGATAAGGGCTATATAAAGAAAGAGCTCTTTGCAAAACTCTTCGATAGAGGACTAAAACTCGTTACCAAAGTAAAAAAAGGTATGAAAAACACATTAATGCTACTTGAAGAAAAGATTTTTTTAAGAAAAAGGTCGATTATTGAAACAGTTTTTGGCTACCTAAAAGACAGACTTGAGCTTGAGCATTCAAGGCACAGGTCTCCAATAAATTTCTTGGTGCACGTCTTTTCCACATTAGTTTCATATTCCATGAAGCCTAAAAAGCCCTGTATTTCTAGATTTTACTATATTGATTAA
- a CDS encoding ankyrin repeat domain-containing protein — translation MSAIFFYKEFNGHDLGKGESPLRKKFNTIIKDLKENKLTHQGNIKLISSKGGIKYLRAKLSDEGRLLFTNTKHNNKDVFVILEVIPNHDYENSRFLKSTDKTKSIEIKETEEGIIEKSSDNVHNVEIKDLERAHWLGKLVTFGATQEDIVKRAEECRLPLIISGAAGSGKTSVALESLKKIQEKFKGGKILYITKSKNLVKESKKLLEYEYYDETTNKYETRVPEEIEFLSVHEFIEKVTKEGAEMRKSVEGKKPINRNAFFSWFNTKCDEGKFRKYKKDGDKIFEELIAVIGGRGLLGKEGKVQYVDLGDRQSIFPKDERCSIYDFFEEYKKFIEGSSEYYDTSLIAYECIKEVQKVYDAVVVDEVQDLTSSTLNLILRSLKSESKGNFLLCGDVNQVVHPSFFSLSKLKSFLSQNEYVRNQGSEVFYTLEKNYRNSEQVIELANRILHLKNYCFASEDKMTADEAFFMKSDTENTGNVSFIADDKKEEIAKKVSQSINWAVLVLDDEKKEEARKLFSTPLVFNIHEAKGLEFENVILYKFMSCKAYNGIWNIVCPKKTKGEIDNAISEVRGSYEEVSVNTSRNKNKEDKSFEEYKFYMNALYVGASRAIDSVYIMDNEKKCHLLKVIKPEKIVSVDIKKEESTPEQWKNKALELIDKGNIEQAESIEKKLQDKGEKKYAEEIMNALKAQGYHSEQAISELKTEPQKSSTMVSNEKREQNPSKKKITEEELEENTNRLFLALDNGNLQLAEKLIKRGVDINAKDKNGLTLLHYAAARGYKDVAELLFKHEKIDVNVKIHGGFTPLHLAVQEGHEEIAELFLNHEKVDVNAMNNNGKTSLHAAAAIGHTKIVKLFLNHEKIDVNVQSENGATPLHMAAINGHTEVAKLLLECGAHVDSISKGGHTALYLAAVEGYENIVEPLLRYGAKVDAEDKEGTTPLHIAAQKGHDGVATLLLKHDAKVDAKNKKGATPLHVVAEYGCDSIVKLLLSCGADVNSGVQGGLTPLHIAAQNGRNGVVKFLLKHGADVNAMSKKGATPLHVVAEYGCDSVAKLLLKHGADVNAKTKEDWAPLHFAGGQGHYEVVALLLNNGADVNAKTKEDWAPLHFAGGQGHYEVVALLLNNGADVNAKTKEGFTTLHFAGGQGHYEVVALLLNNGADVNAKTKEGFTTLHFAGGQGHYEVVALLLNNGANVNSKIKKGFTTLHFAAQNGHKDVVKLFLADSSINVGHVKITDFTDGESKLKFLSKLQQDNALFNKVKEVKGGKDEDKLLKEIEDLLNKKNQLGFKPSLNYSPDGNDENTTIKIAIKAGGKLLQLLYDYAKENMEGTEIFKQLKIAKEHENTQPKSNVSVSGHLIQGFKLGGA, via the coding sequence ATGAGTGCTATATTTTTTTACAAAGAGTTTAATGGCCATGATTTAGGTAAGGGTGAAAGTCCTTTAAGAAAAAAGTTCAATACGATAATTAAAGACTTAAAAGAGAATAAACTTACACATCAGGGAAATATAAAGCTCATATCTAGTAAGGGAGGTATTAAATATCTTCGGGCTAAATTGAGTGACGAGGGCAGATTATTATTTACGAATACAAAGCATAATAACAAAGATGTTTTTGTTATTTTGGAGGTAATACCAAATCACGATTACGAGAACTCACGCTTTCTTAAAAGTACAGACAAAACAAAAAGCATAGAAATAAAAGAAACAGAAGAAGGGATAATTGAAAAATCTTCTGATAATGTACATAATGTTGAGATTAAAGATCTTGAGCGAGCTCATTGGCTTGGTAAGCTTGTTACTTTTGGTGCAACACAGGAAGATATAGTTAAACGTGCTGAAGAGTGTAGACTACCTTTAATTATTAGTGGAGCTGCTGGCAGCGGTAAAACATCAGTAGCTTTGGAGAGCCTTAAAAAGATACAAGAGAAATTCAAGGGAGGAAAAATTCTATATATTACCAAATCCAAAAATCTTGTAAAAGAATCAAAAAAGTTACTTGAATATGAATACTATGATGAAACTACTAATAAATATGAGACTCGTGTTCCAGAGGAAATTGAGTTCTTGTCAGTTCATGAGTTTATTGAAAAGGTAACAAAGGAAGGCGCAGAAATGAGAAAGAGTGTAGAGGGGAAGAAGCCGATCAATAGAAATGCATTTTTTTCATGGTTCAACACAAAATGTGACGAAGGTAAATTTAGGAAGTACAAAAAAGACGGAGATAAAATATTCGAAGAACTTATAGCTGTGATAGGAGGAAGAGGCTTATTAGGAAAAGAAGGAAAAGTTCAATATGTTGATTTAGGAGATAGACAATCTATATTTCCTAAGGACGAAAGGTGCAGTATTTATGATTTTTTTGAAGAATACAAGAAATTTATAGAGGGAAGTTCAGAATATTATGATACTAGTCTCATTGCTTATGAGTGTATTAAAGAGGTACAGAAAGTTTATGATGCAGTTGTCGTAGATGAGGTTCAGGATTTGACTAGTAGTACATTAAATTTAATATTGAGAAGTTTAAAAAGTGAAAGTAAGGGTAATTTTTTATTATGTGGTGATGTTAATCAAGTAGTGCATCCTAGTTTTTTCTCTCTATCTAAATTAAAGTCTTTTCTCTCTCAAAATGAATACGTAAGGAACCAAGGGTCAGAGGTTTTTTATACTCTTGAGAAGAACTATCGTAATAGCGAGCAAGTTATTGAGCTCGCCAACCGTATACTACATCTTAAGAATTATTGTTTTGCTTCAGAAGATAAAATGACAGCAGATGAAGCTTTTTTCATGAAGAGTGATACTGAAAACACAGGTAATGTAAGTTTTATTGCTGATGATAAAAAAGAGGAAATAGCAAAAAAAGTATCTCAGTCCATAAATTGGGCAGTTTTAGTTCTGGATGATGAGAAAAAAGAAGAGGCTCGTAAATTGTTTAGTACTCCACTTGTGTTTAATATACATGAAGCTAAAGGCTTGGAGTTTGAGAATGTGATTCTTTATAAGTTTATGTCCTGTAAGGCTTATAATGGAATATGGAATATAGTATGTCCAAAAAAAACTAAGGGTGAGATTGATAATGCTATTAGTGAAGTTCGTGGTTCATATGAAGAAGTGAGTGTTAACACTTCAAGAAATAAGAATAAGGAAGATAAATCTTTTGAGGAATATAAATTTTATATGAATGCTCTGTACGTTGGAGCTAGTCGAGCTATTGATAGTGTCTATATTATGGACAATGAAAAAAAGTGTCATTTATTGAAAGTAATAAAACCGGAGAAAATAGTTAGTGTAGATATTAAGAAAGAAGAATCTACCCCTGAACAATGGAAGAATAAGGCGCTAGAGTTAATAGACAAAGGAAACATAGAGCAAGCTGAAAGTATAGAAAAAAAATTGCAAGACAAAGGAGAAAAAAAATATGCTGAAGAGATCATGAATGCATTGAAAGCTCAAGGATATCATTCAGAGCAAGCAATTTCAGAGTTGAAAACAGAGCCTCAAAAGTCCTCAACTATGGTTTCAAATGAAAAGCGTGAGCAGAATCCAAGTAAGAAGAAAATAACAGAGGAAGAGTTAGAAGAAAATACAAATAGGTTATTTTTAGCTTTGGACAATGGTAATTTGCAATTGGCTGAAAAATTAATTAAGCGAGGAGTTGATATTAATGCCAAGGATAAGAACGGTCTTACTCTTTTACATTATGCAGCAGCAAGGGGTTATAAGGATGTAGCTGAACTTCTTTTCAAGCATGAGAAAATTGATGTCAATGTTAAGATTCATGGAGGCTTTACTCCTTTGCATTTAGCAGTGCAAGAAGGTCATGAGGAAATAGCTGAACTTTTTCTAAATCATGAAAAAGTCGATGTTAATGCTATGAATAATAACGGTAAGACTTCTTTACATGCAGCAGCAGCAATAGGTCACACGAAAATAGTTAAACTTTTTCTAAATCATGAAAAAATCGATGTTAATGTTCAGAGTGAGAACGGCGCTACTCCCTTACATATGGCAGCAATAAATGGTCATACGGAAGTAGCTAAACTTCTTCTGGAGTGTGGTGCCCATGTTGATTCTATTAGTAAAGGTGGTCATACTGCTTTGTATTTAGCAGCAGTAGAAGGTTATGAAAATATAGTTGAACCTCTTCTGCGGTATGGAGCTAAGGTTGATGCTGAGGATAAGGAAGGTACTACTCCCTTACATATAGCAGCACAAAAAGGTCACGATGGTGTAGCTACATTACTTCTGAAGCATGATGCTAAAGTTGATGCTAAGAATAAGAAAGGTGCTACTCCTTTACATGTGGTAGCAGAATATGGTTGTGATAGTATAGTTAAACTTCTTCTGAGTTGTGGAGCTGATGTTAATTCTGGGGTTCAGGGAGGTTTGACTCCTTTACATATAGCAGCACAAAATGGTCGCAATGGTGTAGTTAAATTTCTTCTGAAACATGGAGCTGATGTTAACGCTATGAGTAAGAAAGGTGCTACTCCTTTACATGTGGTAGCAGAATATGGTTGTGATAGTGTAGCTAAACTTCTTCTGAAACATGGAGCTGATGTTAACGCTAAGACTAAGGAAGATTGGGCTCCTTTACATTTTGCAGGAGGACAAGGTCACTATGAAGTGGTTGCACTTCTTCTGAATAATGGAGCTGATGTTAACGCTAAGACTAAGGAAGATTGGGCTCCTTTACATTTTGCAGGAGGACAAGGTCACTATGAAGTGGTTGCACTTCTTCTGAATAATGGAGCTGATGTTAACGCTAAGACTAAGGAAGGTTTTACTACTTTACATTTTGCAGGAGGACAAGGTCACTATGAAGTGGTTGCACTTCTTCTGAATAATGGAGCTGATGTTAACGCTAAGACTAAGGAAGGTTTTACTACTTTACATTTTGCAGGAGGACAAGGTCACTATGAAGTGGTTGCACTTCTTCTGAATAATGGAGCTAATGTTAATTCTAAGATTAAGAAAGGTTTTACTACTTTACATTTTGCAGCACAAAATGGTCATAAGGATGTAGTTAAACTTTTTCTTGCTGACTCAAGTATTAATGTTGGTCATGTAAAAATTACAGATTTTACAGACGGAGAAAGTAAATTGAAATTTCTTAGCAAATTACAGCAGGATAATGCTTTATTTAATAAGGTAAAAGAAGTGAAAGGCGGAAAAGATGAAGATAAATTACTAAAAGAGATAGAAGATTTACTTAACAAAAAAAATCAGTTAGGTTTTAAGCCAAGTTTGAATTACTCTCCAGACGGTAATGATGAAAATACGACTATTAAAATTGCCATTAAAGCTGGTGGAAAGCTACTGCAGCTCTTATATGATTATGCTAAAGAGAATATGGAAGGTACTGAAATATTTAAACAACTTAAAATTGCTAAAGAACATGAAAATACTCAGCCTAAAAGCAATGTTTCTGTTTCTGGCCATTTGATCCAAGGCTTTAAACTAGGTGGGGCATAA